The Candidatus Poribacteria bacterium genome includes a window with the following:
- a CDS encoding ATP-binding cassette domain-containing protein — MNLLHLENVHKKFGDFTAVSDISFSIEKGSVYGLLGPNGAGKTTTLRMIMDIIAPDAGSITFSGNRQVRDFLDQIGYLPEERGLYRKMKVRDVILFIAELKGLYKQQALGEIERWLEKMQLSEWSNKRIDELSKGMAQKIQFITTVIHKPELIILDEPFSGLDPINMTLLKDLMLELREDGSTIIFSTHVMEQVEKLCDRICLIHQGKVLLEGELRAVKRGFGKNSVEIEYIGSLEPIRNSAYIQGVNNFGQYAEIKLRNPEDYRPFLQELVEKGVDVTRFELMEPTLHEIFVQSVEAHGGTVQDAE, encoded by the coding sequence ATGAATCTCCTCCACCTTGAGAATGTCCATAAAAAGTTCGGCGATTTTACAGCGGTGTCGGATATTTCTTTCAGTATTGAAAAGGGGAGCGTATACGGACTCTTGGGACCCAACGGTGCCGGAAAAACGACCACACTCCGCATGATAATGGACATTATTGCGCCGGATGCGGGCAGTATTACGTTCAGTGGCAATCGGCAGGTCCGAGATTTTTTGGACCAGATTGGGTATCTGCCAGAAGAACGCGGCTTGTACCGCAAAATGAAGGTGCGGGATGTTATCCTTTTCATTGCTGAATTAAAGGGCTTATACAAGCAGCAAGCACTCGGCGAAATTGAGCGGTGGTTGGAGAAGATGCAGCTATCGGAATGGAGCAACAAGCGGATTGATGAACTTTCTAAGGGGATGGCACAGAAAATTCAGTTCATTACGACGGTCATTCACAAACCGGAGTTGATTATTCTTGATGAACCCTTTTCCGGGCTGGACCCGATTAACATGACACTCCTTAAAGATTTGATGCTTGAACTGCGTGAGGACGGCAGTACGATTATCTTCTCAACCCATGTGATGGAACAGGTAGAGAAACTCTGTGATCGCATCTGCCTCATTCATCAAGGCAAGGTATTGCTTGAAGGTGAGCTCCGTGCTGTGAAGCGTGGATTCGGCAAGAATTCCGTTGAGATTGAATATATCGGGAGTCTTGAACCGATTCGCAATTCCGCTTACATTCAAGGTGTCAACAACTTCGGGCAGTATGCTGAGATCAAATTAAGGAACCCAGAGGACTATCGTCCATTTCTCCAAGAACTGGTTGAAAAAGGTGTTGATGTGACACGGTTTGAATTGATGGAGCCAACGCTACACGAGATTTTTGTCCAAAGTGTTGAAGCACATGGAGGAACAGTACAGGATGCTGAGTAA
- a CDS encoding serine hydrolase codes for MARHGYEGLPRAVPEDVGMSTSRLGRIAPVMQGWIDDGKIPCALTMIAREGRLVHFEKFGTQDVATAKPVAFDTIFRIYSMTKPITSIAVMMLYEEGHFQLGTPVSELIPAFKDMQVYTADGDAIVDAEREMTVKHLLTHTAGLIYGGDWEHPINERYRDANFYGGDLAQMARELGNIPLLHQPGDGWNYGMSTDVLGYLVEVVSGMPFEAFLKTQICEPLGMVDTAFSVPNDKAERYATLYEPTEDGGIQVIENAPVSSGPLSFFHSGGAGLQSTAADYLRFCQMLLNDGELDGVRLLGRKTVELIRMNHISDGWQPLERTGCGFGLGFAVVTDVADTHSLGSLGAYSWGGLASTTFWIDPAEELIGILMTQLIGDSPFHAQFRVLTYQAITD; via the coding sequence ATGGCAAGACATGGATATGAAGGATTACCGCGGGCAGTGCCTGAGGATGTAGGCATGTCAACCTCGCGTTTAGGACGTATTGCTCCGGTCATGCAAGGCTGGATTGACGATGGTAAAATACCCTGTGCATTAACGATGATCGCGCGTGAAGGGAGGCTCGTCCATTTTGAGAAGTTCGGGACGCAGGATGTCGCTACTGCGAAACCCGTAGCGTTTGATACCATCTTCCGCATCTATTCAATGACGAAGCCGATTACCAGCATTGCTGTGATGATGCTCTATGAGGAAGGGCATTTTCAACTCGGCACACCCGTCTCCGAATTGATTCCAGCCTTTAAGGACATGCAGGTTTATACTGCGGATGGTGATGCTATCGTTGATGCTGAACGCGAGATGACGGTAAAGCATCTGCTCACACACACTGCTGGACTTATCTACGGCGGGGACTGGGAGCACCCGATTAATGAGCGGTATAGGGATGCGAATTTCTACGGTGGAGACCTCGCACAGATGGCGCGAGAACTCGGAAATATCCCGCTCCTTCACCAACCGGGTGATGGGTGGAACTACGGTATGTCTACCGATGTGCTCGGCTACCTTGTAGAGGTCGTCTCTGGTATGCCGTTTGAAGCGTTTTTGAAAACCCAAATTTGTGAGCCTTTGGGTATGGTTGATACTGCTTTCTCGGTGCCAAACGACAAGGCTGAGCGATATGCGACGTTGTATGAACCTACGGAAGACGGTGGTATTCAGGTAATAGAGAATGCACCGGTTTCAAGCGGACCGCTGAGTTTTTTCCACTCCGGTGGTGCCGGATTACAATCGACCGCTGCGGATTACCTCCGTTTCTGCCAAATGTTGCTGAATGACGGGGAACTTGATGGCGTGCGACTCCTCGGAAGAAAAACGGTCGAACTCATTAGGATGAATCATATCTCTGACGGTTGGCAACCGCTTGAGAGAACAGGGTGTGGTTTCGGTCTTGGGTTTGCTGTTGTTACTGATGTTGCTGATACACATAGCCTCGGTTCCTTGGGGGCTTACAGTTGGGGTGGACTCGCAAGCACTACGTTTTGGATTGATCCCGCGGAAGAATTAATCGGCATCTTGATGACGCAATTGATTGGCGATTCCCCATTCCATGCGCAATTCCGTGTCCTCACCTATCAAGCGATTACCGATTAG
- a CDS encoding serine hydrolase, whose translation MRKLLANIYLLLFGVTTLALGQGLPMAVPEAVGVSAERLERIRPVMQGYVDKGQLPGFLTVVARRGKIVHFETIGMRDVENNEPVEADTIFRIYSMSKPITSVAVMMLYEEGHFQLGTPVSRFIPEFKDMKVYNEDQTEILDAKRKITVKHLLMHTAGFTYGWGNKPVDARYKEAKILEPSSTLADMVVKLGKIPLVHEPGEKWTYGVSTDVLGYLVEVVSGMPFEEFLRIRLFEPLGMVDTAFSVPSEKRNRLAALYRPTKENGLERTKRAAIAIDEFTFFPSGGGGLVSTAADYMRFSQMLLNGGELDGVRILGKKTVELMRYPHHNNRFGLGFAIVTDRNPPNILESVGNFSWGGAAATTFWIDPKEELVAVLMTQLLNNRYPFQQQFKVLTYQALTE comes from the coding sequence TTGAGAAAATTATTGGCTAACATATATTTACTGCTTTTCGGTGTTACCACACTCGCTTTGGGACAGGGACTACCGATGGCGGTGCCAGAGGCAGTCGGTGTCTCTGCCGAACGACTTGAGCGTATCCGCCCTGTCATGCAGGGTTACGTCGATAAGGGGCAACTACCGGGGTTCCTAACGGTTGTGGCGAGACGCGGGAAGATTGTCCATTTTGAAACCATCGGCATGCGAGATGTTGAGAATAACGAACCGGTTGAAGCAGACACGATATTCCGCATTTACTCGATGTCGAAACCGATTACGAGTGTTGCAGTAATGATGCTCTATGAGGAGGGGCATTTTCAACTCGGCACACCTGTCTCCAGGTTTATTCCTGAATTTAAGGACATGAAGGTTTACAATGAGGACCAGACTGAAATCTTGGATGCGAAAAGAAAAATAACCGTCAAACACCTCCTCATGCATACTGCGGGGTTTACCTACGGTTGGGGCAATAAACCTGTCGATGCCCGCTATAAGGAGGCAAAGATCCTTGAACCCAGCTCAACTTTGGCGGATATGGTTGTGAAACTCGGCAAAATTCCACTCGTTCATGAACCGGGTGAGAAGTGGACTTACGGTGTCTCTACTGATGTGCTAGGCTACCTTGTAGAGGTTGTATCTGGCATGCCGTTTGAAGAATTTCTCCGAATACGCCTCTTTGAACCTCTTGGCATGGTAGACACCGCATTTTCGGTGCCGTCAGAGAAGCGGAACAGGCTTGCTGCACTCTATAGACCTACTAAAGAGAATGGACTTGAGCGGACTAAACGCGCAGCGATTGCGATTGATGAATTCACCTTTTTCCCATCGGGCGGTGGCGGACTCGTTTCAACCGCTGCAGATTATATGCGGTTTTCTCAGATGCTACTCAACGGTGGTGAACTCGATGGTGTCCGTATATTGGGCAAAAAGACGGTTGAATTGATGCGGTATCCGCATCACAACAATCGGTTTGGACTCGGTTTTGCGATTGTTACAGATAGAAACCCTCCGAACATCTTGGAGTCTGTTGGGAATTTCAGTTGGGGCGGTGCTGCGGCTACCACCTTCTGGATTGATCCAAAAGAGGAATTGGTTGCTGTGCTAATGACGCAGCTTCTCAATAACCGTTACCCTTTCCAACAACAATTTAAAGTGCTGACCTATCAGGCACTTACGGAATAA
- a CDS encoding serine hydrolase, whose protein sequence is MTIDEGLPRAVPEDMGMSTARLARIAPVMQGYVDNGKIPCALTMIARGGRLVHFEKFGMQDIAAAKPIEFNSIFRLYSMTKPITSVAVMMLYEEGHFQLNTPVSEFVPAFKDMKVYTEDGSAVVDAEREVTIKHLLTHTTGLIYESDREDHPIDQRYEDADLYGGNLANMIQKLGGIPLLHQPGTAWKYGMSTDVLGYLVGVVSGMPFETFLKTRIFNPLGMNDTGFSVRVEDADRYSKVYEFGEDGALQEIENIHAATGPLSFFHSGGGGLQSTAADYLRFCQMLLNGGELDGVRLLGRKTAELIKMSHVPADWLAPGRTGTGFGLGFAVVTDVAETHTLGSVGPCSWGGMASTTFWIDPVEALIGIFMTQLVGADSPFHAQFRVLTYQSIVG, encoded by the coding sequence ATGACAATAGATGAAGGATTGCCGCGGGCTGTCCCTGAAGATATGGGCATGTCAACCGCGCGGTTGGCGCGCATTGCCCCTGTCATGCAAGGCTATGTTGACAACGGCAAAATCCCTTGTGCATTGACGATGATCGCGCGTGGGGGCAGGCTCGTCCATTTTGAGAAGTTCGGCATGCAGGATATCGCTGCCGCCAAACCGATAGAATTCAACTCCATCTTTCGCCTCTACTCAATGACAAAGCCGATTACGAGTGTCGCAGTGATGATGCTCTACGAGGAAGGGCATTTTCAACTCAACACACCCGTCTCCGAATTTGTTCCGGCTTTCAAGGACATGAAGGTTTACACTGAAGATGGCAGTGCTGTTGTTGATGCGGAACGCGAGGTGACGATAAAACATCTGCTTACACATACTACTGGACTTATCTATGAAAGCGATAGGGAGGATCACCCGATTGATCAGCGATATGAGGATGCGGATCTCTACGGTGGCAACCTCGCAAACATGATACAAAAGCTCGGAGGTATTCCGCTCCTTCACCAGCCAGGTACTGCATGGAAGTATGGCATGTCTACCGATGTGCTCGGCTACCTTGTAGGTGTCGTATCCGGTATGCCGTTTGAGACGTTTTTGAAAACCCGTATTTTTAATCCATTAGGTATGAACGACACAGGTTTTTCGGTGCGGGTTGAAGATGCTGACCGATATTCAAAGGTATATGAATTCGGGGAGGACGGTGCGCTTCAGGAGATTGAGAATATCCATGCTGCGACTGGACCGCTGAGTTTTTTCCACTCTGGTGGTGGAGGGTTACAATCGACCGCTGCGGATTATCTCCGCTTCTGCCAAATGTTGCTCAACGGTGGTGAACTCGATGGCGTGCGGTTGCTCGGGAGAAAAACTGCTGAACTCATCAAGATGAGCCACGTTCCAGCAGATTGGTTAGCACCTGGGAGAACGGGAACGGGTTTCGGGCTTGGGTTCGCCGTAGTCACAGATGTCGCTGAAACGCACACGCTCGGTTCTGTCGGTCCTTGCAGTTGGGGCGGCATGGCAAGTACCACGTTTTGGATTGATCCTGTGGAGGCGTTGATTGGTATTTTTATGACCCAATTGGTCGGTGCCGATTCACCATTCCACGCCCAATTCCGTGTACTAACTTATCAGTCAATTGTTGGTTGA
- a CDS encoding serine hydrolase gives MRKLLTYIYLLLFCVTTLAFGQGLPMAVPEEVGVSAERLERIRPVMQGYVDDGRIAGFLTVVARRGKIVHFETIGMGDIENNKPVEADTIFRIHSMSKPITSVAVMMLYEEGHFQLDTPVSEFIPEFKNMKVYNEDQNEISDATKEVTIKHLLTHTAGIIYGWGGEPADKRFQEANIFAPGTTLADMAKKLSTVPLVHEPGEAWTYGVSTDLLGYLVEVVSGMPFEEFLQTRLFRPLGMVDTAFSVPVEKLDRFAALYELNKEGAMKGDKEKEKKKDDAIEKKEMKGDKEQKMRLERVDKDPQLASGEIRFFPGGGGGLVSTAPDYMRFSQMLLNGGELDGVRILGKKTVELMRYPHHDGWFGLGFSIVNDKESGDTDDKEPKDTPESIGSYSWGGAAGTIFWIDPEKELIGLLMTQISDVSSSHDQFKVLTYQALTE, from the coding sequence TTGCGGAAATTATTAACCTACATATATTTACTGCTTTTTTGTGTTACTACACTTGCTTTCGGGCAAGGTCTTCCAATGGCAGTACCGGAAGAGGTCGGTGTCTCTGCCGAACGCCTTGAACGCATCCGTCCTGTGATGCAGGGTTATGTCGATGACGGACGTATAGCGGGGTTCCTGACGGTCGTGGCGAGACGCGGGAAGATTGTTCATTTTGAAACCATCGGTATGGGAGATATTGAAAATAACAAGCCTGTTGAAGCAGACACAATATTTCGTATCCACTCCATGTCGAAACCGATTACGAGTGTTGCTGTGATGATGCTCTATGAGGAGGGGCATTTTCAACTGGACACGCCGGTATCTGAGTTCATCCCTGAATTTAAAAACATGAAGGTCTACAACGAGGATCAGAACGAAATCTCGGATGCGACAAAAGAGGTAACGATTAAACACCTGCTCACGCATACCGCAGGGATAATATACGGCTGGGGCGGTGAACCCGCCGATAAACGCTTTCAGGAGGCGAACATTTTTGCACCCGGCACGACGTTGGCGGATATGGCAAAAAAATTGAGTACTGTTCCGTTAGTCCACGAACCGGGTGAAGCGTGGACTTATGGCGTATCTACCGATCTACTCGGCTACCTCGTGGAGGTGGTTTCGGGGATGCCGTTTGAAGAGTTCCTCCAAACGCGGCTCTTTAGACCGCTCGGTATGGTAGACACCGCATTTTCAGTGCCTGTAGAGAAGTTGGACAGGTTTGCCGCACTCTATGAACTTAACAAAGAAGGGGCGATGAAAGGGGATAAAGAGAAAGAAAAAAAGAAGGACGATGCTATAGAGAAGAAGGAGATGAAAGGGGATAAAGAGCAAAAAATGAGGCTGGAACGTGTTGATAAGGATCCACAACTCGCGAGTGGTGAGATCCGTTTCTTTCCAGGGGGTGGTGGCGGACTCGTCTCCACTGCTCCAGACTATATGCGCTTTTCTCAGATGTTGCTCAACGGTGGCGAACTCGACGGTGTCCGTATATTGGGGAAGAAAACGGTTGAACTGATGCGCTATCCGCATCACGATGGTTGGTTTGGACTCGGTTTTTCCATCGTAAATGATAAGGAATCGGGAGACACCGATGATAAAGAACCAAAAGACACGCCGGAGTCGATAGGAAGTTACAGTTGGGGCGGTGCTGCCGGTACCATCTTCTGGATTGACCCTGAAAAGGAGTTGATCGGTTTGCTCATGACGCAGATTAGTGACGTGTCCTCTTCCCACGATCAATTTAAGGTGCTAACTTATCAGGCACTGACTGAATAA